GGTATTTATTTTCTAGTCAAACAAGATGTTACAAATAAAAGTGTTTATATAGGTCAAGCAGATGTAAGAAATGATAACACAGGAATACTTACAAGAGTACTAGCTCATTTTAAAGAACCAAAAACAAAAGATTTTGATTATGTTTATATTTTAACTAGTACAAATAACTTGCTAGGAGCAACTGAACTTAAATACTTAGAGTATTGTTTTATTAATAGAGTTGATAATAAATTAATTAGTCTAAAAAATGAGAATTCAGGAAGTAAGGGTAATATATCTTTATATGATCAAAAACATTGAGAAGATTTTTTAGATAATACAATTACTATTTTTAGATCTATAGGTTTTGATATTTTTACAAGAAAAATAAATACTAAACAAGAATCTTTAAACCTATTATTGGATAACAAACAAACTAGTAAGAATAGTTATTTTAAAATGGTAAAAAAAGATAAGCATACAAAACAAATCTTAACTGCTTATTGTATAAAAAGAGATGATAAATGAGTTGTTCTAGCAGGTTCTCAAATAAGATTAAATAATAGTAATTTTAATTATTTTAAAAATATGTTCAAATCAATTAAAGAAAAAAGAGATGATTTAATTTCTAAGCAAAAAATAATTAATGGAATATTACAAGAAGATCAGGAATTTAGTTCAAGTTCTTATGCTTCAGTTTTTGTTTTAGGTAGATCTAGTAATGGTAAACAAGAATGA
This genomic window from Mycoplasma mycoides subsp. capri contains:
- a CDS encoding DUF4357 domain-containing protein produces the protein MSISTFHTYLLDSTDYIKYVNKSWTGVIYKISKNFINNEQVKNEVDLKSAGIYFLVKQDVTNKSVYIGQADVRNDNTGILTRVLAHFKEPKTKDFDYVYILTSTNNLLGATELKYLEYCFINRVDNKLISLKNENSGSKGNISLYDQKHWEDFLDNTITIFRSIGFDIFTRKINTKQESLNLLLDNKQTSKNSYFKMVKKDKHTKQILTAYCIKRDDKWVVLAGSQIRLNNSNFNYFKNMFKSIKEKRDDLISKQKIINGILQEDQEFSSSSYASVFVLGRSSNGKQEWKPCNKIPDLSNLLSKSNSIDKEILYRICKNRRNDKNKKIIAYCKKN